The following coding sequences lie in one Desulfonatronum thiodismutans genomic window:
- the alr gene encoding alanine racemase, translated as MPIDYNLLRVTIDLDAIRHNHRFLRSRGTALIPVIKSDAYGHGLIPVARALAECGADFFAVGTVDEAVRLRPKVEGTVFALLGPQSPEEAREAVERGIVPIAARHDQLIRLQEAADRAKHRPVVALKFDTGMARLGFGAEDAGRVLETLSRCPLLQPQWLFSHLATADAPDQADFVREQAARFQRIRDHFDAAWPDLRCSLVNSAGLLAFPDLAWDRQRPGIALYGANPFHGTELAHLGRDLRPAMRVQAPVLAVHPLAMGASISYGRTYVADRDKTVAIVGAGYADAYSRGLSNTGWMLLHGQRAKILGRVCMQMTAVDVTDIPGVAPGDPAVLLGSDGQASITPEDLSSWWGTIPYEIFCLLGMNPREYVASSETGEGVAKPENRVMPDR; from the coding sequence ATGCCCATCGACTACAACCTGTTGCGCGTCACCATCGACCTGGATGCCATCCGACACAACCACCGCTTCCTGCGTTCTCGGGGCACGGCCCTGATCCCCGTGATCAAGTCCGACGCCTACGGCCACGGCCTGATTCCCGTGGCCCGAGCCCTGGCTGAATGTGGGGCGGATTTTTTCGCCGTGGGCACGGTGGACGAGGCGGTCCGATTACGCCCCAAGGTGGAGGGGACCGTGTTCGCCCTGCTGGGCCCCCAATCTCCCGAGGAAGCCCGCGAGGCGGTGGAACGAGGCATCGTACCGATAGCCGCTCGACATGATCAGCTGATCCGGCTCCAGGAAGCCGCCGATCGGGCAAAACATCGACCCGTGGTGGCCCTGAAGTTCGACACCGGCATGGCCCGGCTGGGCTTCGGCGCGGAAGACGCGGGTCGGGTTCTGGAAACCCTTTCCCGTTGCCCTCTGCTGCAACCCCAATGGCTGTTCAGCCACCTGGCCACAGCGGACGCCCCGGACCAGGCGGACTTCGTCCGGGAACAAGCGGCCCGGTTCCAGCGCATTCGCGATCACTTTGACGCCGCTTGGCCGGATCTGCGCTGTTCCCTGGTCAATTCCGCCGGATTGCTGGCCTTTCCGGATCTGGCCTGGGACCGCCAGCGGCCGGGCATCGCCCTGTACGGCGCCAACCCTTTCCACGGCACCGAGTTGGCTCATCTGGGTCGGGATCTCCGACCGGCCATGCGCGTGCAGGCCCCGGTGCTGGCCGTGCATCCCTTGGCCATGGGGGCGTCCATCTCCTACGGGCGAACCTATGTCGCGGACCGGGACAAGACCGTGGCCATCGTCGGAGCCGGATACGCGGACGCCTATTCACGAGGCCTGTCCAACACGGGCTGGATGCTGCTTCACGGTCAACGGGCCAAAATTCTCGGCCGGGTGTGCATGCAGATGACCGCCGTGGACGTGACCGACATTCCCGGCGTCGCGCCCGGCGATCCGGCCGTGCTGTTGGGTTCGGACGGGCAGGCCTCCATCACCCCTGAAGACCTGTCCTCCTGGTGGGGGACCATTCCGTACGAAATCTTCTGTCTGCTGGGCATGAACCCCCGGGAATACGTCGCCTCGTCCGAAACCGGCGAAGGAGTTGCGAAGCCGGAAAATCGAGTCATGCCGGACCGCTGA
- a CDS encoding SLC13 family permease, with product MDLFLLTTIIAAALVVFIAGWLRVDLVGLLVLSALALTGLVSPQDALAGFSSPAVVTVWAMFILSAGLTRTGVAHQLGQPLQRFAKGSEAVLIIALMVAASLLSALINTVTVAAILLPATMELARRSGRPPSRLLMPLALGCLLGGPFTGISTPPNILATDALRNAGYAPFALLDFTPITAAIVAAGIIFVVLIGRRMLPIHKPGPSAAGRGDRSSGASYEMDSHVFAITIPAGSPLDGRTLAESRIGSALYLTVVALQRKGVLMLAPRATDMLQAADTVIVHGQPEQLQRFQGDQHLRVEPLGRLDALFCERTAIVEGHVGEQSPLVGTTLAQSGLRREHLVQVLRVRTAEGRTLKHPQYHRFTPGDRLLLQGEREPLDKLVQSGIITDPIPIQTGPLRNLRGVSKENSDELPGGDVHFLAVRVPEGSVLAGRDLMDSRLGNAFGLTVVSILRDDAMVCMPAATEIVRPGDLLVLQGTERDLELLQGLQELAIAEQNPELLAELESQQVAVTEVLLSPRTSLAGKTLADLMFRDQYGVSVLAVWRKGRAHRTGLQDLPLQFGDALLVHGSRRSLEAIARNPDFLVLDQSAAQAPRLEKAPVAALIMLCVVLSAIFGLLPIAIAALVGSTLMVLLKCISMDEAYRAIEWKVVFLIACMLPLGVAVENTGAAQMGAEALLAVVGDFGPRWVVAALFLVTVLGTQVIPTAALVVLMAPVALTTAEAMGISPQLLMMTVAMSASSSFASPLSHPAHLLVMSPGGYRFVDYMKLGVPLTIISMVVCVWLLPILFPA from the coding sequence ATGGATCTCTTTCTACTGACAACGATCATCGCGGCGGCCCTGGTGGTGTTCATCGCCGGGTGGCTGCGGGTGGATCTGGTGGGGTTGCTGGTGCTGTCCGCCCTGGCCCTGACCGGTCTCGTCTCACCGCAAGACGCTCTGGCCGGCTTCAGCAGCCCGGCCGTGGTCACGGTCTGGGCCATGTTCATCCTGTCCGCCGGGTTGACCCGTACCGGCGTGGCCCATCAGCTCGGACAACCGTTGCAACGCTTTGCCAAAGGCAGCGAGGCCGTGCTGATCATCGCCCTGATGGTGGCCGCGAGCCTGCTTTCCGCCCTGATCAACACGGTCACCGTGGCCGCGATTTTGTTGCCCGCGACCATGGAACTGGCCCGGCGCAGCGGTCGTCCGCCGTCAAGGCTGCTGATGCCCCTGGCCCTGGGCTGTCTTTTGGGCGGACCGTTCACCGGGATATCCACCCCGCCCAACATCCTGGCCACGGACGCCCTGCGCAACGCCGGTTACGCGCCATTCGCCCTGCTGGACTTCACCCCCATCACCGCGGCCATCGTCGCGGCCGGGATCATCTTCGTGGTGCTCATCGGCCGCCGGATGCTGCCGATTCACAAGCCCGGACCATCCGCGGCGGGCCGTGGGGATCGGTCTTCCGGAGCTTCCTATGAGATGGACTCCCATGTCTTCGCCATCACCATTCCGGCCGGTTCTCCCCTGGATGGCCGCACCTTGGCCGAAAGCCGGATCGGCTCGGCCCTGTACCTGACCGTGGTGGCCCTGCAACGCAAGGGAGTGTTGATGCTGGCGCCCAGAGCCACGGACATGCTCCAGGCCGCAGACACGGTCATCGTACATGGGCAGCCGGAACAGCTTCAACGATTCCAGGGTGATCAACATCTGCGAGTGGAGCCGCTTGGCCGTCTGGATGCCCTGTTTTGCGAGCGCACGGCCATTGTCGAAGGCCATGTCGGCGAGCAGTCCCCTCTGGTCGGCACGACCCTGGCCCAAAGCGGCCTGCGCCGAGAGCATCTGGTCCAGGTGCTGCGCGTTCGCACGGCCGAGGGCCGGACTCTCAAGCATCCACAATATCACCGCTTCACTCCGGGAGACCGCCTCTTACTCCAAGGAGAGCGGGAGCCCCTGGACAAGTTGGTTCAAAGCGGGATCATCACGGACCCGATCCCGATTCAGACCGGCCCCTTGCGAAATCTGAGGGGAGTTTCCAAGGAAAATTCGGACGAACTTCCGGGCGGGGACGTCCACTTTCTGGCCGTGCGGGTGCCGGAGGGTTCCGTACTGGCCGGACGGGATCTGATGGACAGCCGGTTGGGCAACGCCTTCGGTCTGACCGTGGTCAGCATCCTGCGGGACGACGCCATGGTCTGCATGCCCGCGGCCACTGAAATCGTCCGTCCAGGCGACTTGCTCGTCCTGCAAGGCACGGAACGAGACCTGGAACTGCTGCAAGGCTTGCAGGAACTCGCCATCGCCGAACAAAATCCGGAATTGCTGGCCGAGCTGGAATCCCAACAGGTGGCCGTGACCGAAGTCCTGCTTTCACCGCGGACTTCTCTGGCCGGAAAGACCCTGGCCGATTTGATGTTTCGGGATCAGTACGGGGTCAGCGTCCTGGCCGTCTGGCGCAAGGGCCGGGCCCATCGGACCGGATTGCAGGACCTGCCTCTTCAATTTGGAGACGCCTTGCTGGTCCACGGCTCCCGGCGCAGTCTGGAGGCCATTGCCCGCAACCCGGACTTTCTCGTCCTCGACCAGTCCGCGGCCCAGGCCCCGCGCTTGGAAAAGGCCCCCGTCGCCGCGTTGATCATGCTCTGCGTGGTGCTCAGCGCCATTTTCGGGCTGCTGCCCATTGCCATCGCCGCGCTGGTGGGTTCGACCCTGATGGTCCTTCTGAAATGCATCAGCATGGACGAGGCCTACCGGGCCATTGAGTGGAAGGTCGTCTTTCTGATCGCCTGCATGCTGCCTCTGGGCGTGGCCGTGGAAAACACCGGCGCGGCCCAGATGGGGGCCGAGGCTCTGCTCGCCGTGGTCGGCGACTTCGGCCCCCGCTGGGTGGTGGCGGCCCTGTTCCTGGTCACGGTGCTCGGCACCCAGGTCATTCCCACCGCGGCCCTGGTGGTCCTGATGGCCCCGGTGGCCCTGACCACCGCCGAGGCGATGGGCATTTCCCCTCAACTCTTGATGATGACCGTGGCCATGTCCGCCTCCTCCAGCTTCGCCAGCCCGCTGTCCCACCCGGCCCATCTGCTGGTGATGAGTCCTGGCGGCTACCGTTTCGTGGACTACATGAAACTGGGCGTCCCCCTGACCATCATCTCCATGGTGGTCTGCGTCTGGCTGCTGCCGATCCTTTTTCCGGCGTAG
- a CDS encoding RluA family pseudouridine synthase, producing MSEPEAGQKLLQFLQRRLAGAIPASALQRWIRTGQIRVDGSRAKPGTRLDAQQRIRVPPHDLPETGSSVTQVPDCPEALHLDVVHEDRDLLVLAKPKGLPVHAGTGHQDSIASRLTSRFAEHLWKPALVHRLDRDTSGLLVVAKTYSRLQALQDLWRSEKVRKTYLAWVQGSPAWGEPLLLRDQTSKVRTGLGEKMRVGAGKPTHTLIQTLFQSQDAALVLVAPLTGRTHQIRVQLASRGHPLVGDVKYGGPPRPGGMLLHAWHIAWPGQEFHLPPNWPSPWALPPKLSMEALIEATRDLAGHRPDNDAPAL from the coding sequence GTGAGCGAACCCGAAGCCGGTCAGAAGCTCCTTCAGTTCCTTCAACGCCGCTTGGCCGGAGCCATCCCGGCTTCGGCCTTGCAGCGTTGGATCCGCACCGGGCAAATCCGCGTGGACGGGTCCCGGGCCAAGCCCGGGACCCGTCTGGACGCGCAGCAGCGCATCCGCGTTCCACCCCATGACCTCCCGGAGACAGGATCGTCCGTCACCCAGGTTCCCGACTGTCCCGAAGCCCTCCATCTCGACGTGGTGCATGAAGACCGCGACCTGCTCGTGCTGGCCAAACCCAAAGGCCTCCCGGTCCATGCCGGAACCGGCCACCAGGACAGCATCGCGAGCCGTCTGACCTCCCGTTTCGCGGAACACCTCTGGAAGCCCGCCCTGGTTCACCGCCTGGATCGGGACACTTCGGGTCTGCTGGTCGTGGCCAAGACCTACTCCCGGCTCCAAGCCCTGCAAGACCTGTGGCGCTCCGAAAAGGTCCGCAAAACCTATCTGGCCTGGGTCCAGGGAAGCCCCGCGTGGGGCGAACCCTTGCTGTTGCGGGACCAGACGTCCAAAGTACGGACGGGCCTCGGTGAAAAAATGCGGGTCGGCGCGGGCAAACCCACCCACACCCTGATCCAAACTCTCTTCCAGTCTCAGGACGCCGCCCTGGTCCTGGTCGCGCCGCTGACCGGACGCACCCATCAGATCCGGGTGCAACTGGCTTCCCGCGGTCATCCTCTGGTCGGAGACGTCAAATACGGGGGGCCGCCCCGCCCCGGCGGCATGCTGCTCCATGCCTGGCATATCGCCTGGCCCGGCCAGGAATTTCATCTACCCCCAAACTGGCCCTCACCATGGGCGCTGCCGCCCAAGCTCTCCATGGAGGCGCTGATCGAGGCGACCCGCGACCTGGCTGGACACCGACCGGACAACGACGCTCCCGCGCTCTGA
- a CDS encoding FG-GAP repeat domain-containing protein — protein MRHYFRFLLMAVVLFTCATPPRAALAEDTLKRFAVLPFTVHGPDQYAYLGQGVQTMLTSRLKWADRFEDVDRPVISQTVPTTPASVEQAQEALVALGTDYLIFGSVTILGDQASLDVYVLDAKGNDFPHSAQVPLNDLIPALEGVAQEINAQVFGRRQEQAAQPQAGQPARPAGPSHPDLIYNEYGPERTPYHLNPEILYAGSADAPGRWRSQALPFSSLGMVVGDANGDGNNEIFLLTDNKVLAYHVVDNKLMPLAEYAAPTRVQCLNINLLDINRDGFQEIIVSAILEETPRSFILNFIDGRFTLLEDRIPLYMNVVRQPPELQSILIGQRKGRNRLFDSGVHEVLRMDGSLDLGTPLNLPREANVFNFTFLPQDNDFKIVVADHRDKLRVFSSTNSFQSVTDESYAGSALGLEMDETLPGLGQDRSTEELRGYYYIPSRLVPVRLGRDTAWNLLVNRNISLSAQFFARYRYFPQGEIHSLFWDGINLNINWKTRRIRGTVVDYGLADVMNDGRTALFVLVNTHPGVTGFTQRRTVLLTYALDLDTVPDTGTTLDIGLE, from the coding sequence ATGCGTCATTACTTCCGTTTTTTACTGATGGCCGTTGTTCTGTTCACCTGCGCCACGCCGCCCAGGGCGGCCCTGGCCGAGGACACGCTGAAGCGCTTCGCCGTGCTGCCCTTCACCGTCCACGGCCCGGACCAGTACGCCTACCTTGGGCAAGGCGTGCAGACCATGCTCACTTCGCGCTTAAAGTGGGCCGACCGCTTCGAAGACGTGGACAGGCCCGTCATCTCCCAGACCGTCCCCACGACTCCGGCCTCCGTGGAACAGGCCCAGGAGGCGTTGGTTGCCCTGGGCACGGATTACCTGATCTTCGGCAGCGTAACCATTCTCGGCGACCAAGCCAGCCTGGACGTCTATGTGCTGGACGCCAAGGGCAACGACTTTCCGCATTCCGCCCAGGTACCGCTCAACGACCTGATTCCCGCCCTGGAAGGAGTGGCCCAGGAGATCAACGCCCAGGTCTTCGGCAGACGTCAGGAGCAGGCCGCCCAGCCCCAGGCGGGCCAACCGGCCCGACCCGCCGGGCCGAGCCATCCGGATCTGATCTACAACGAATACGGCCCGGAACGCACGCCCTACCACCTGAACCCGGAAATTTTGTACGCCGGATCGGCGGACGCGCCCGGCCGCTGGCGCAGCCAGGCCCTGCCCTTCTCCTCCCTGGGCATGGTGGTCGGAGACGCCAACGGCGACGGCAACAACGAGATCTTCCTCCTCACGGACAACAAGGTCCTGGCCTACCACGTGGTGGACAACAAGTTGATGCCTTTGGCCGAATACGCCGCCCCAACCCGTGTCCAATGTCTGAACATCAACCTGCTGGACATCAACCGGGACGGATTTCAGGAAATCATCGTCTCGGCGATACTCGAGGAGACGCCGCGTTCATTCATCCTGAACTTCATCGACGGTCGCTTCACGCTCCTTGAAGACCGCATCCCCCTGTACATGAACGTGGTGCGTCAGCCACCGGAGTTGCAGTCCATCCTGATCGGACAGCGTAAAGGCCGCAACCGACTTTTTGACTCCGGGGTCCACGAGGTGCTGCGCATGGACGGAAGCCTGGACCTGGGCACGCCTCTGAACCTGCCGCGAGAGGCCAACGTCTTCAATTTCACCTTCCTGCCCCAGGACAACGACTTCAAGATCGTCGTCGCCGACCATCGCGACAAACTGCGCGTCTTTTCCTCCACCAACAGCTTTCAGTCGGTTACCGACGAGTCCTATGCCGGTTCGGCCCTCGGCCTGGAAATGGACGAAACCTTGCCGGGCCTCGGGCAGGACAGAAGCACTGAAGAGCTGAGGGGTTACTACTACATCCCCTCCCGCCTGGTCCCGGTTCGGCTGGGCAGGGATACGGCCTGGAACCTCTTGGTCAACCGGAACATTTCCCTTTCGGCCCAGTTCTTCGCCCGCTACCGGTATTTCCCCCAGGGAGAAATCCACTCTTTGTTCTGGGACGGCATCAACCTGAACATCAACTGGAAGACCCGGCGCATCCGCGGTACGGTGGTGGATTACGGCCTGGCCGATGTGATGAACGACGGACGCACCGCACTTTTCGTCCTGGTGAACACCCACCCGGGAGTGACCGGGTTCACCCAGCGCCGCACCGTGTTGCTGACCTACGCCCTGGACCTGGACACCGTGCCGGATACCGGGACCACGCTGGACATCGGCCTGGAATAG
- a CDS encoding RsmB/NOP family class I SAM-dependent RNA methyltransferase, with the protein MPRSFRIVCRPEHVGLVEELLRVEGHVFAPEPFFPLARRMVEEPAPLGTSVAAAFGLIYIQDRSSMLAPLLLQPPQGGTALDMCASPGSKTGLLAQLVGPSGMVLANEPNPRRLATLRQNITALNLIQVATCGRPGQELPLPEALFTHIQLDPPCSGWGTVERNPRVLEMWPEHKLGPLVALQRELLRKAAALLAPGGRLLYSTCTTNPAENREQVRWAEEHLGLTPVPLHPLPGFEQSHIRSDALGEDDGCLHVHTEAGEGQGFFFAALTCSEASPAASREKREGPAALESSGRLHGGRGRRKGDAFGTVIRPGEFPGLENVVWEHLPPGELREFNGRVVFLPEPALSQGLDLPSSLGWRGFDMGRSTGRTLRLNPRLRLLLPEYRPGQGLNLDDARDLKKLLQGQSLDLPSGAATGLSGRARGTVRERARGAVGSWIGLYWRGLPLGWATVKGGRCLWSPK; encoded by the coding sequence ATGCCAAGAAGTTTTCGCATCGTCTGCCGGCCTGAGCACGTCGGGCTGGTGGAGGAATTGCTGCGGGTCGAAGGCCACGTCTTCGCCCCGGAGCCCTTTTTCCCCCTTGCCCGTCGGATGGTGGAGGAACCGGCTCCGCTGGGAACTTCCGTTGCCGCGGCTTTTGGTCTGATCTACATCCAGGACCGTTCCTCCATGCTCGCGCCGCTCTTGCTGCAACCTCCCCAGGGCGGCACGGCGCTGGACATGTGCGCGAGCCCGGGCAGCAAGACCGGCCTGTTGGCCCAACTCGTGGGTCCCTCGGGGATGGTTCTGGCCAACGAGCCCAATCCGCGGCGGCTGGCGACGCTGCGCCAGAACATAACAGCCCTGAATCTGATCCAGGTGGCCACCTGCGGACGTCCCGGACAGGAATTGCCCCTGCCCGAAGCCTTGTTCACCCATATCCAGTTGGACCCTCCGTGCAGTGGATGGGGGACCGTGGAGCGCAACCCCCGGGTTCTGGAAATGTGGCCGGAACACAAGCTCGGGCCGCTGGTCGCCCTGCAACGCGAGTTGTTGCGCAAGGCCGCCGCGCTGCTGGCCCCGGGCGGGCGGCTGCTTTACTCCACCTGCACCACGAATCCGGCGGAGAACCGGGAACAGGTCCGCTGGGCCGAGGAGCACCTCGGCCTGACGCCCGTTCCGCTGCATCCCCTGCCGGGCTTCGAGCAGTCCCATATCCGGTCCGATGCCCTGGGCGAGGACGACGGTTGCCTGCACGTTCATACCGAGGCCGGGGAGGGGCAGGGCTTTTTTTTCGCCGCCCTGACATGTTCCGAAGCCTCTCCGGCAGCTTCCAGGGAAAAACGGGAAGGACCCGCTGCGTTGGAATCCTCCGGACGGCTCCATGGAGGCAGGGGAAGGAGAAAGGGTGATGCGTTCGGCACGGTGATCCGGCCCGGCGAGTTTCCCGGCCTGGAGAACGTGGTCTGGGAACATCTGCCTCCGGGAGAACTCCGGGAGTTCAACGGACGGGTGGTCTTTTTGCCGGAACCGGCCTTGTCTCAAGGCCTGGACTTGCCGTCTTCCCTGGGTTGGCGAGGATTCGACATGGGTCGATCGACGGGCCGAACCTTGCGGCTCAATCCCCGGTTGCGGCTGCTGCTGCCGGAATACAGGCCCGGTCAGGGGCTGAACCTGGACGACGCGCGGGACCTGAAAAAGCTGTTGCAGGGCCAAAGTCTGGATTTGCCCTCGGGAGCCGCGACCGGACTTTCGGGACGGGCCCGTGGGACTGTCAGGGAGCGGGCCAGGGGGGCTGTCGGGAGCTGGATCGGGCTCTACTGGCGCGGCTTGCCCCTGGGCTGGGCCACGGTCAAGGGCGGACGGTGTCTATGGTCGCCGAAGTGA